In Kwoniella dejecticola CBS 10117 chromosome 6, complete sequence, a genomic segment contains:
- a CDS encoding glycylpeptide N-tetradecanoyltransferase, translated as MPVPQDDALPVGNPTSSSQTVPAEAQPEVADVLEKFQRLGEDAAAEEDSDDEDAEGDEGDEDKVAGEGGVDGQGGEGGKKKKKKKKKGKASKAVQKLKNIATGQAPQQVIDAVREQMDPQESNAATDEEIQKALKAADLMKILEGKMALGNKSNTKNLGEHKFWKTQPVPQFPTGTSQAILEEGPIDDHKTPADVKQDPGSLPSGFVWSLIDIKNEEQCKEVYDLLSENYVEDDEAMFRFKYSKEFLLWALTAPGYFPNWHIGVRVQKTGKLIAFISGINIEIRVRSKTFDAADINFLCVHKKLRSKRLTPVLIKEVTRRVNLENVWQAIYTGGVVIPTPIGTCRYWHRNLNPPKLVDIGFSPLPRGYTIARLVKSYSVPPHPRIPGFREMTQSDVPQVGNLLRKYLARFDVAQTFGKDEEVEHWFLSGQGREVDGKRVEQVVWVYVVEDPTTHLITDFMSFYSLPSTIMKHPKHDMLNAAYMFYYASDVIFSPGGSSDDAATHDAKANKKLEERLNALCNDMLSVAKAAGFDVLNGLSCLDNNMFLQEQKFGPGDGYLNYYLYNWSCAPIDGGQRTTSQKQSSGIGVVML; from the exons ATGCCAGTCCCTCAAGACGATGCTCTACCAGTGGGGAACccgacttcctcctcccagACAGTCCCAGCCGAAGCTCAACCGGAAGTAGCAGATGTATTGGAAAAATTCCAGAGATTGGGTGAAGATGCagcagccgaagaagatagtgacgatgaagatgccgaaggggatgaaggagacgaagacaaGGTAGCCGGGGAAGGAGGAGTGGACGGACAAGGTGGTGAGGGtggtaagaagaagaaaaagaagaagaagaagggaaaagctTCCAAAGCTGTCCAAAAGCTAAA GAACATAGCGACTGGACAAGCACCTCAGCAAGTGATCGATGCCGTACGAGAACAGATGGATCCGCAGGAGTCCAATGCTGCCACAGATG AGGAGATCCAAAAAGCGCTGAAGGCGGCAGATCTGATGAAAATCCTAGAAGGTAAGATGGCATTGGGAAACAAGTCAAACACGAAGAACCTTGGTGAACACAAG TTCTGGAAGACACAGCCTGTACCTCAATTTCCAACCGGAACATCCCAAGCGatattggaagaaggaccTATAGACGATCATAAGACCCCTGCGGACGTCAAGCAAGATCCTGGATCTTTGCCTTCCGGTTTCGTATGGAGTCTGATAGATATCAAGAATGAAGAACAG TGTAAAGAGGTGTACGATCTTTTGTCTGAGAACTACgtcgaagacgatgaagctATGTTCCGATTCAAGTATTCCAAGGAATTCTTACTTTG GGCCTTGACAGCTCCTGGCTACTTCCCCAATTGGCATATCGGAGTGAGGGTGCAAAAGACTGGTAAATTGATAGCCTTTATCTCCGGTATAAATATCGAGATCCGAGTCAGATCAAA GACATTCGACGCTGCCGACATCAACTTCCTATGTGTTCATAAGAAACTCCGTTCGAAGCGATTGACGCCTGTCCTAATTAAAGAAGTGACCCGAAGGGTGAATTTGGAGAATGTCTGGCAAGCTATATACACCGGTGGAGTGGTTATCCCTACGCCGATAGGTACTTGTCG ATACTGGCACCGAAATCTCAATCCGCCTAAATTAGTAGATATCGGTTTCTCGCCTTTACCCAGAGGATACACCATTGCCCGACTAGTCAAATCGTACTCTgtccctcctcatccccgCATACCCGGATTCCGAGAAATGACGCAATCCGACGTTCCTCAAGTCGGTAACTTGCTCAGGAAGTACTTGGCTCGATTCGACGTAGCTCAGACGTTCgggaaagacgaggaggtCGAACATTGGTTCTTGTCtggacaaggaagagaagtAGATGGTAAGAGAGTAGAACAAGTGGTTTGGGTATACGTGGTGGAA GACCCAACGACACACCTTATAACCGATTTCATGTCCTTCTATTCACTTCCATCGACAATAATGAAACATCCCAAACACGATATGTTGAACGCCGCCTACATGTTCTACTATGCCTCCGATGTGATCTTTAGTCCTGGTGGATCGTCAGACGACGCTGCTACGCACGATGCCAAGGCGAATAAGAAGTTGGAGGAGAGATTGAATGCTCTGTGCAATGATATGTTGAGCGTGGCGAAAGCT GCTGGATTCGATGTGCTGAACGGACTGAGTTGTTTGGATAATAACATGTTCCTGCAAGAACAGAAG TTCGGTCCAGGAGATGGGTATTTGAACT ACTACTTGTACAATTGGAGTTGTGCACCTATAGATGGTGGACAACGGACGACTTCGCAAAAGCAAAGCTCAGGGATCGGAGTGGTCATGCTTTAG